DNA from Bacillota bacterium:
GTCGTTTAAACAAGGGTTTATAAATCCAGCATATATCCATAGCGCGGGATGGTGATAATCCGCTGCCCGTATTTGCCTAATCGTTTTCTCAAGCGGTATACAAGAGCATTGATTTCGTCGTTTCCTACATCGGGAACATTATTGGTCAGGGGGCGTTCCGGCCATACGTTAAACCTGATATCGTTATAACTGACCGCCTTGTTTTTGTTCCGGTACAACAGCAAAAGAAGTTCAAGGTCTTTCCCAAATAAATATAACTGCTGCCCGTCTAGTAAAATTTCTCTGCGCTCAAGGTTGATGACCAGCGTACAACTGGTAGTTTCCGCTATAGCAGAGCTAAAGTTATCAAAATCAACGGTTTCACCGGATTCAGCATCGCCAAAGTTGTCAACTCTCAGGATGGCTTCCCCCCTGGCAAGGCTGATTTCATCACCGTTTCTGAGCGCGTAGGGAAAGTCTGGTTCGAGAATGCAGCCGTTAACCTGGGTACCGTGTTTGCTGGCAAGGTCTCGCAGAATGATTTGGCCGTTCCGGTAGTAGAGCAATGCATGCTTTTTTGAAATGTATAGACTTGTGAACGGGAGATCTGGCTTGTATGGTCCCCAGGAACGCCCGATCAATATTTCCTTTGATGGTAATTGAATCCGATACCCACTCTCATATGGTTCACCTTTTTCTATGATTAAACAAGGCCCTTTTCGTTCCATTTAACCCCCCCTGAATTATAGAATATTCTCTATTGACCATGATTTTCCTCCCATATGAAACCTGTTCGTTTTCAGCCCATCTAAGTATTGTAGACATTCACTAAGTACAATGCCGTTCAATAATAGCAGGGACCAGGGTTTTCGTGTTTACTCCCAGGAATTTTACATTGGGTCTTAAAAGAATATCATTTTGTAATCATTGAAGGAAATAATAGGAAATGGT
Protein-coding regions in this window:
- a CDS encoding FHA domain-containing protein, which gives rise to MERKGPCLIIEKGEPYESGYRIQLPSKEILIGRSWGPYKPDLPFTSLYISKKHALLYYRNGQIILRDLASKHGTQVNGCILEPDFPYALRNGDEISLARGEAILRVDNFGDAESGETVDFDNFSSAIAETTSCTLVINLERREILLDGQQLYLFGKDLELLLLLYRNKNKAVSYNDIRFNVWPERPLTNNVPDVGNDEINALVYRLRKRLGKYGQRIITIPRYGYMLDL